The genomic window CCGACGCGATCCGGGAACGCCGGGTCGTCACGATCCTCCACGAGCTCGCGCACATGTGGTTCGGCGACCTCGTCACGATGAAGTGGTGGAACGACCTCTGGCTGAACGAGTCGTTCGCCGAGTGGGCGTCGACCATCGCGACCGCCGAGGCCACCGAGTGGCACGAGGCGTGGACCACGTTCAACTCGATGGAGAAGGCCTGGGCCTACCGGCAGGACCAGCTGCCCTCGACCCACCCGATCGTCGCCGAGATCCGCGACCTCGAGGACGTGCTCGTCAACTTCGACGGCATCACGTACGCCAAGGGCGGCTCGGTGCTCAAGCAGCTCGCCGCGTGGGTCGGCATCGACGCGTTCTTCGCCGGCGTCGGCGCGTACTTCCGCAAGCACGCGTGGGGCAACACGACGCTCGCCGACCTCCTCTCCGAGCTCGAGACCGCATCCGGTCGCGACCTGTCGGCGTGGTCGAAGCTGTGGCTCGAGACCGCCGGCGTCAACACGCTGCGCCCCGAGATCCAGACGGATGCCTCGGGCGCCATCACCGCGTTCGCGGTGCTGCAGTCCGCACCGGCCGACTACCCCACGATCCGCCCGCACCGCCTCGCGATCGGGTTCTACAACCTGCAGGACGGCGTGCTCGTGCGCGAACACCGCGTCGAGCTCGACGTCGACGGCGAGCGCACCGAGGTGGCCGAACTCGTCGGCCTCGCCCGCCCCGACCTGGTCCTGCTCAACGACGACGACCTCGCGTACGCGAAGATCCGCCTGGACGAGCAGTCGCGCCGGGTCGCGCTCGAGAACCTCTCGAACTTCGCGTCGCCGCTGGCGCGCGCGCTCGTCTGGAGCTCGGTCTGGGACGCCACGCGCGACGGCGAGACCGCCGCGAGCGACTACCTCGAGCTCGTGCTCGGCAACGTCGCGAGCGAGACCGAGTCGACGACGCTGCGCATCGTCATCGCCAACGCCCTGCTCGCTGCGAGCTCGTACGTCGACCCCGGCAAGCGCGCCGACGCACGTCGCGCGCTGGCCGACGGGTTCTGGACGCTGTCCCAGTCCGCCGAAGCGGGCGGCGACGCCCAGTTCCAGTTCGTGAAGGCGTTCGCCGCGATCGCCGAGTCCGGCTCCCACGTCGAGGACCTGCAGGCCCTCTTCACCGGCGAGCGCACCCTCGACGGGCTCGACATCGACACCGACCTCGGCTGGGAGCTGCTCATCGCCCTCGTCGCCGCGGGCCGTGCCGGCGACGACGACATCGACGCCCGCCTCGCCGAGGACAACACGGTCACCGGCCAGGAGTCCGCCGCGCACGCACGCGCCGCGATCCCGACCGCCGAGGCGAAGGAGCGGGCATGGGCCTCGCTCATCGACGTCGACACCGCGACGAACTCGGTCGTGCGCACCACCGCGGCCGGCTTCCTGCGTGCCGCCGACCGCACCCTGCTCGAGCCGTTCGTCGACCGGTACTTCGCCATGATCGGCGAGGTGTGGGAACAGCGCAGCTACGCGATCGCCGAGAAGCTCGTCGACCTGCTCTACCCGGCGCCGCTCGCGAACGCGGCGCTCGTCGAGGCCAGCCACGCCTGGCTCGCCGGCAGCGCCGACTCCGCTCCGGCGCTCCGCCGCCTCGTCGTGGAGAACGTCGCCGGTGTCGAGCGCGCGCTCGCGGCGCAGGCGCGCGACGCGCAGTAGGCCGCGGGCTGCAGGCCGCCGCGACGGCGGGTGGTACCCCGGTACCACCCGCCGCCGCCCGCGAACCATCCCCTCGGCCGACGCGACCGATCCACGCATTCCGTAGCGTCGAACGCATGATCACCGCAACCGCGCTCACCAAGCGCTACGGCGCGAGAACCGCCGTCGACGACATCACGTTCACCGTGCAACCCGGGCAGGTCACCGGCTTCCTCGGACCGAACGGGGCCGGCAAATCGACCACGATGCGCATGATCGTGGGACTCGACCGACCGACCTCCGGCACGGTCACGGTCGGGGGCCGCCCATACGCCCAGCACCGGGCTCCCCTGCACGAGGTCGGTGCGCTCCTCGACACGAAGGCCGTGCACACCGGTCGTACGGCCGAGAACCACCTCCTCGCGATGGCGGCGACGCACGGCATCGGTGCTCGCCGGGTCCGCGAGGTCATCGAGCTGACCGGTCTCGAGTCGGTCGCGCGCAAGCGCGTCGGCGGCTTCTCGCTCGGCATGGGCCAACGTCTGGGCATCGCGGCGGCCATGCTCGGCGATCCGGCGACGCTCATCCTCGACGAACCGGTCAACGGTCTCGATCCCGAGGGAGTGCTCTGGGTCCGCGAGTTCGTGCGCCACCTCGCCGGAGAGGGACGCACGGTCTTCCTCTCCTCGCACCTCATGAGCGAGATGGCGCTTACCGCCGACCACCTCATCGTGCTGGGCCGCGGCAGGATCATCGCCGACGCACCCGTCGCCGACATCATCGCCGGCGGCATGCAGACCAGGGTCAGGGTGCGCTCGCCGCATGCCTCGCAGTTGGCCGATCTCGTCGCGGCGCCCGATGTCGCCGTCATCCGGTCCGAAGCCGGCGTGCTCGAGATCACCGGGTTGGCGGCATCCGTCATCGGCGACCTCGCCCTCGCGAACGGCATCGCGATCCACGAACTCTCCCCGCAGCAGGCGTCGCTCGAGGAGGCGTACCTCGCCCTCACCTCGGACGTCGTGGAATACCGGACGGAGGCCGTCCGATGACCGCGATCAGCACCTCGGCCCTGATGCGGCGGCCGGCGGGTTCCCGAGAGCCCCGACTGACCTTCGGCGGCGTGCTCGCCTCCGAATGGGTGAAACTCCGCAGCCTCCGGTCGACCGTGTGGTCGTACGCGATCGTCGTGGTGATCTCGCTCGGCATGGCGGCCCTCATGTCGTTCAGCATGCTCAACGGCGCCGCCGGCGAACTCGACGTCGCAGCCATGCCCGCGGAGCAGCAGCGCGACCTGGTCATCCAGTCCGCCACGTTCGGCACGTACTTCGGGCAGCTCGTCGTCGGGGTGCTCGGGGTGCTGGTGATCAGCGGCGAGTACACCACCGGAATGATCCGGTCGACGCTGACGGCGGTGCCGAAGCGCCTGCCCGCGCTCGCCGCGAAGGCGATCGTGCTCGTCGTCGCCACCTTCGTCGTCGGACTGGTCGCGAGCGTCGGCGGCTACCTCACGGCGTCCGCGGTCCTCGGCACCGCGCTCGACCTGCTCGACCCGGTCACGGCGCTGTCGATCGCGGGCAGTGCGCTGTACCTCGCGCTCGTCGCGGTGCTCGCCCTCGGCATCGGCACCATCCTGCGGTCGAGCGCGGGCGGCATAGCCGCGGTGCTCGGGCTGCTGCTGCTCCTGCCGACCGTGCTGATGCTGATCCCGGCGGACTGGGCGACGGACGTCGGGCTCTACCTCCCGTCGTCGGCGGGTCTCACGATGTTCACCGCCGTCGGCGCCGACGACGCCGCGATGGTCGGTCCGAACGCGTGGCAGAGCCTGCTCGTCGTGGTCGCGTGGGTGGCGGCTTCGCTCCTCGGCGCCTCGGCGCTGCTGAAGCGACGGGACGCGTAGAGTCCTGCCCATGACGGACGCACCGTTCTCCCCCGGCCGCCCGGCACCGGCGGTCGGGGGAGAACTGCGTCTGCCGAAGCCGCCGGGCGTCATCCGGCGGTTCTGGGCGCGCCATCCGCGGCTGACCGACGCCCTCATCGCCGCCGCCTACGTCGTTCCCAGCCTCGTGATCATCGTCGGGGCCACGACCGTGGCCGACGGCCCTGCCACGGGCGCGGTGGTCGCCCATGTGGTGGGCGTCGCCGGGGTCGGCGCCGCGTTGGTGGTCTTGCGTCGCAGCCGACCGTGGCTCCTCATCGGGATCGCGTGGGCAGCGTGCCTGCTCGCCGCGCCTGCCGGCGCCAGCGACGTGTTCGCCGTCGTGTTCGCCCTGTACGCGCTCGGCGTCTACCGATCGACGAAGTCGGCGTGGCTCGGCTTCGCCGGTTCGGTCCTGGTCGCGACGGTCGGCGCATACCTCGAGGCCGTCACCGGAGCGATCCCCGACGACGGCCCGGTCGCGGCCTCCGGCCAGTACGTGGTCTTCCTGCTCATCGCGACGCTCATCGGGATCACGGTCGGGAACCGGCGGCGCTATCTCGAGGCGCTCATCGCACGGGCCCACGACCTCGCCCGCGACCGCGACCAGCAGGCCCGGCTCGCCGCGGCCGAGGAGCGCGCCCGCATCGCCCGCGAGATGCACGACATCGTCTCCCACGGCCTCACGGTCATGGTGACGCTCGCCGACGGTTCCGCGGCGACGGTGCGACGCGATCCGGACCGCGCGGCCGAGGCCATGCGCAACGTCGCCGAGGCAGGTCGCGACGCGCTGGCCGAGATGCGCCGCATGCTCGGGGTGCTCTCCGAACCCGATGGCGATCGCGCCGAGCTCCGGCCGCAGCCGGGCCCTGCCGAGATCCCCGATCTCGTCGACGGGTTCCGCGATGCCGGCCTGCCGGTGCGACTCACGACGACGGGGCCGCCGATCGTGGATCCGGCCCTCGGCCTCGCGGTCTACCGGATCGTGCAGGAGGGGCTCACGAACGCGCTCCGGCACGGAGCCCGGGCGAGCCGAGTCACCGCGCGGATCGAGCATCGCGGCGATCTCATCGAGATCCTCGTCGAGGACGACGCCTCGCCGGCGGACCCCGGCACGCCGACGATCGAGCCCGCCGGCGCCGGGCGCGGTCTCGCCGGCCTGAAGGAGCGGATCGCCTGGTACGGCGGATCGCTCGAGGCCGGCCCCCGCGGCGGCCGCGGATGGCGGCTGCGCGCGACGCTCCCGACCCCGAACCCGGAGGCCGACCGATGACCGACCAGGCGAGCCGGCGGCCGGACCGCACGCACGGCGCGGTCGTGCGTGTCGGCCTCGTCGACGACCAGGCGCTCGTCCGCACGGGATTCCGCCTCCTCCTCGAGGCCGAGCCCGGCATCGAGGTCGTCGGCGAGGCCGCCGACGGCGGCGGAGCCATCGACCTGGTGGAGGCCACGGCCGTCGATGTGCTGCTGATGGACGTGCGCATGCCCGGCATGGACGGCATCGCCGCGACCGGCGAGCTCAGTGTGCGGCATCCGGACACGCGCATCCTCGTCCTGACGACGTTCGACCTCGACGAGTACGCGTTCGCGGCGATCCGCGCCGGCGCCAGCGGATTCCTGCTGAAGGACGTCCGACCGATCGAGCTCGTCTCGGCCATCCGAACCGTCCACGCCGGCGAGGCGGCACTCTCGCCGCGAGTGACGCGCCGCATGCTCGAACTCTTCGCCGCGGATCTCCCGGCCGGCGACGGGCCGGCGCCGCAGGCGCGGAGCGCGCTCGAAGACCTGACCTCGAGGGAGCGCGAGATCCTGCTGGGCATCGCGGAGGGCCTCAACAACACCGAACTCGCCGAACGATTCTTCCTGTCCGAATCGACGGTGAAGACGCACGTCGGGCGGGTGCTGCAGAAACTCGGCGCCCGGGATCGCGTCCAGCTCGTCATCCTCGCGTACGAGTTCGGCCTGCTGGATCAGCCCGGGCGCCGCCCGCCTCGATAGGCTTGCCGGGCGCCATCCCCCCGACGAAAGGGCACGTCAATGCCTGCTGCCAACCTCACCCGTTCGGAAGCCGAGGAGCGGGCCGGGATCGTCGGCACGCCGAGCTACGAGGTCGTGCTCGACCTCACGGGCGACGCGGCGACCTTCCGGAGCGAGACGACCGCGCGCTTCACCGGCGTCGAGGGCGCCTCGACCTTCATCGAGGCCTGCACCGAGCAGGTGCACGAGATCGTGCTGAACGGCCGGGCGCTCGATCCGGCCGGCGTGAGCGACGGCACGCGGATCCGGCTCGACGGCCTCGCCGCGCAGAACGAACTGCGGGTCGTCTCGACCTGTGCCTACACCAACACCGGCGAGGGACTGCACCGTTTCACGGACCCCGTCGACGACGAGACCTACCTCTACACCGAGTTCGCCGTCGCCGAGGCGAACCGCGTCTACGCGGTCTTCGACCAGCCAGACCTGAAGGCGGGTGTGCGGTTCACGATCACGGCGCCCGCGTACTGGACGGTGCTCTCGAACGCGCCCTCGCCCGAGCCCGTGCCGGTTGCCGGCGCCGTGGGGAGCGGCGACGAGGATGCCGAGGGCGGGGCATCCGACACGGCGACCTGGTCGTTCGAGACCGGGCCGGTGATCTCCAGCTACATCGTCGCCATCATCGCGGGCCCGTACGAGCGCTGGAGCGGCATCGCCACGAGCGTCGACGGCCGCGAGGTGCCCCTCGGGCTCTTCACCCGGCGTTCGCTGGCCCAGTACGCCGAACCGGACGTCATGTTCGACCTGGTCCGCCGCGGCCTCGAGTTCTACGAGCACGCGTTCGACGCGCCGTACCCGTACGGCAAGTACGACCAGATCTTCGTGCCCGAGTACAACTGGGGCGCGATGGAGAACGTCGGCGCCGTCACCTTCAACGAGTCGTACCTGTTCCGAGCCCGCGTGCCCGAAGCCCGGCGCGAGCAGCGCGCGATCGTCGTGCTCCACGAGCTCAGCCACATGTGGTTCGGCAACTCCGTGACGATGCGCTGGTGGAACGACCTGTGGCTGAACGAGTCGTTCGCGACCTGGGCGTCGACGCTGGCCACCTCGCAGATCACCGAGTTCTCGGGTGTCTGGGCGACGTTCGCGAGCGATGAGAAGGCGCACGCCGCCGAGCAGGACCAGCTGCCGTCGACGCATCCCATCGTCGCCGAGATCCGCGACCTCGCCGACGTCGAGGTCAACTTCGACGCGATCACCTACGACAAGGGCGCCTCGGTGCTGAAGCAGTTGGTCGCCTGGGTCGGGCTCGAGGCGTTCCAGCGCGGGGTCGGCGCGTACCTCCGCGCCCACGGCGGCGGAAACGCGACCCTCGCCGACCTCCTCCGCGAGCTCGAGCTCGCATCGGGCCGCGAGCTGTCGACGTGGTCCGCGGTCTGGCTCGAGACCGCGGGCGTGAACACGCTGCGCGTCGCGCTCGACGTCGACGACGAGTCGGGCGTGATCCGCTCGGCCAGGGTGGAGCAGGCGGCTCCCGTCGAACGGCCGACCCTGCGACCGCACCGGCTCGCGATCGGCTGCTACGACCTCGTCGGCGGCCGACTCCTGCGCACCCACCGCGTCGAGCTCGACGTCGACGGCGCATCGACGCCGGTCCTCGAACTCCAGGGACACCACCGGCCGGACCTGCTGCTCGTGAACGACGACGACCTGACCTATGCGAAGGTCCGGCTCGACGCCGACTCGTTCTCGACCGCGATCGACCACCTCTCGGAGCTCGGCGACCCGGTCGCGCGCGCGGTCGTGCTCGGATCGGCCTGGGACGCGGTGCGCGACGCCGAGTTCGCCGCAGGCGACTACGTCCGCCTGGTCCTGCGCAACGTCGGGCACGAGTCGCAGTCCTCGACTCGCGGGCTCACGCTCGCGCGGCTCGAACTCGCGATCGGCCGCTACGTCGCCGAGGAGCACCGCGACCTCGTCGCCGCCGAGGCCGGCGACGCCGTCTGGGCGCAGGCCGCGCTCGCCGAACCCGGCTCCGATGCGCAGCTCCAGTTCGCGAAGGCGTTCACGAGGCTCGCCTCCACGCCCGCGCACGCCCACGTGCTCGGCTCGCTCCTCGACGGACACGAGGCGCTCGACGGCCTCGAGATCGACCTCGACCTGCGCTGGGAGATCGTGATCGCCCGGAGCGCCCTCGGCGCGTCCGCCGCCGGCGAGATCGACGCGGCACTCGCGCTCGACGACACCGCCAAGGGCCGACAGCTCGCCGAGACGGCTCGCGCCGCGGCGCCCGACGAGACGACGAAGGCGGCTGCGTGGCATCGCGTCGCGACGGATGCCTCCCTCTCGAACGACCTCGCACGCGCGGTCGCCGACGGCTGGCGTCGCGCAGCGCCCGCCGCACTGCTGGCACCGAGCGTCGAGGGCTACTTCGCGATGCTGCAGCAGGTGTGGGCGCAGCGGTCCTCGACCATGGCCTCGCTCATCGTCACGCGGCTCTTCCCGAGCCCGCTGGTCGACGAGCGGCTCGCCGAACGGACGCGCGTGTGGCTCGCGGCGAACGACGGCCCGGCGCCGTTGGTGCGACTCGTCTCGGAGCAGCTCTCCGAGCTCGAACGCGCCCTCGCGGCTCGGGCGTTCGACGCCCGGGCGTTCGAGGAGCTCCCAGTCGCCGATCGATAGGATTTCCGGATCATGCGATTCGAGTCCCCCGACGAGCTGCCTTCGACCGAACCGACGACCGTGCTGAACACCGACTTCTTCAGTGTGATCTCGACGTGGTGGTCCGAGAACTGGGCGATCATGCTCGGCCAGCTGATCTCGATCATCCTCATCGTCGTCATCGCGCTCCTCATCCGCTGGGTGCTGCACTTCGTCATCGACCGGGTCGTGCAGCAGATCGTCACCGGCGTCAAGAAGAAGCAGGACGTCACCGACACGCAGGCACTGCAGGCGTCGCCCCTCGCCACCGTGCGGCTCGTGCAGCGCACGCGCACCCTCGGGTCGGTGCTCACGAACATCGTCAACGTGACCATCGGCATCATCGTCGTGCTGATGATCGTCGCAACGCTCAACCCGAACATCCTGGGCTCGTTCGCGCTGCTCTCCGCCGCGATCGGCGCCGGCCTCGGCTTCGGCGCCCAGAACATCGTGAAGGACGTGCTCAACGGCCTGTTCATGGTCATCGAAGACCAGGTCGGGGTCGGCGACGTCGTCGATCTGGGACCGGCGACCGGCATCGTCGAGGAGGTCAACGTCCGCGTGACGAAGATCCGCGACGTCAACGGGACGCTCTGGTTCGTCCGGAACGGCGAGATCCTCCGGGTCGGCAACATGTCGCAGGGCTGGGCCCGGGTCATCCTCGACGTCGCCGTGCCGTACGACGCCGACATCGAGGCCGTCGAGGCCACGCTGATGAAGACGGCGACCGAGTTCGCGCAGACCCCGAAGTGGCGCTCGCGGATCCTCGAGAAGCCCGAGATCTGGGGGCTCGAGTCGATCTCCTCCGAGGCGATGGTCATCCGCGTCGTCGTGAAGGTCCGCACGTCGTCGAAGGACGACATCGCCCGCGAACTGCGGGTGCGCATCAAGAACGCGCTCGACGCCATGGACGTGAAGCTGCCCAGCCTGAACGCGGTGGTGCTCAGCGGATTCGACGCGGCGACCCGGGTGAAGGGCACCAAACCGCCGCGGACCGCCCCGAACGCCGTGCTCGCATCCGAGGCCAAGGCGAAGCCCGCGAAGAAGCCGCTGCTCCCCCGCGGACCGCGTGCGCCGAAGGATCCGCCGAGTACGCCGAGCGGCAGCACATCGGGCGGAGGCTCCGACGCATGACCGATCGCGAATCCGCCGACGACCGCGCTGCGGGGTCGGTCGTGCCGCCCGAGGCATCCGGCCCGGCTCAACCGGCGAACGTGCCGCTGCGCAGCAGCGAGCACGGCGCGGCACTGGGAGACTCGTTCTACGACCAGGTCGGCGGGTCGGCGACCTTCGAGAAGCTCGTGAACGAGTTCTACCGCGGCGTCGCCGCGGATCCGGTGCTCAAACCCATGTACCCCGAGGAGGACCTGGGCCCCGCGGCCCTGCGCCTGCAGCTCTTCCTCGAGCAGTACTGGGGCGGCCCCGGCACCTACAGCCAGGAGCGCGGCCACCCGCGCCTGCGGCTGCGCCACCAGCCGTTCAAGGTGAACCCCGACGCCCGCGACCGTTGGCTCGCGCACATGCGCGCCGCGGTCGATACGCTGGACCTCCCCCCGCTCGCCGAGGAGGTCCTCTGGGACTACCTGCAGCGCGCGGCGTTCGCGATGGTGAACACCTTCGAGGACTGATCCCGGCTCCGGCGCCCACCGGAGCACGCTGCACCACCCGACACGCCCTGACCGACACAGGACGACCCTGATCCACCCGAGACGAAGGAGTCCCCACGTGGCCGCACCCGACCCCACCGACCAGCCCGAGACACCCGACGCGATCATCGTGGGCGCCGGGCTCGCCGGGCTCGTCGCGGCCTCCGAGCTCGTCGACGCCGGCAAGCGGGTGCTCATCGTCGAGCAGGAGCCGGCGGCGAGCCTCGGCGGGCAGGCGCACTGGTCGTTCGGCGGACTCTTCCTGATCGACTCCCCCGAGCAGCGCCGCATGGGCGTGCGCGACTCCCTCGAACTCGCCCGTCAGGACTGGGCGGGAACGGCCGGATTCGACCGCGATGAAGACGAGTGGGGTCGACGCTGGGCCGACGCGTACCTCGAATTCGCCGCCGGCGAGAAGCGGGCCTGGCTCCACGGGAAGGGGGTCCGGTTCTTCCCCGTCGTCGGGTGGGCCGAGCGCGGCGACGGGCGCCCGTCCGGCCACGGCAACTCGGTGCCGCGCTTCCACATCACCTGGGGAACCGGTCCGGGGGTGCTCGCGCCGTTCATCGCCCGGGTCCGGGCAGGTGAGGCCGCCGGCCTCGTGGCCTTCCGCCACCGCCACCGGGTCGACGAGCTCATCGTCGAGCAGGGCGCGGTCGTGGGCGTGCGAGGAGCGGTCCTCGCCGACGACGACGCCGGACGCGGCGAGCCGAGCAATCGCGAGGTCGTCGGGGAGTTCGAGTTCCGCTCGCCCGCCGTCGTCGTCTCCTCCGGCGGCATCGGCGGGAACGCGGAGCTCGTCAGGCAGTACTGGCCGGCCCGCATGGGCGAGCCGCCGCGCGACTTCCTCACCGGCGTCCCCGCGCACGTCGACGGCCGGATGCTGCCCATCGCCGAGTCCGCGGGTGCACGGCTCGTGAACTCCGACCGCATGTGGCACTACACGGAGGGCATCACCAACTGGGACCCGGTGTGGCCGAACCACGGCATCCGCATCCTCCCGGGCCCCTCGTCGCTCTGGTTCGACGCGACCGGCTCGAGGCTGCCGGTGCCCCTGTTCCCGGGGTTCGACACGCTCGGCACGCTCGAGCACCTCATGGCGACCGGGCACGCCCACTCGTGGTTCGTGCTCACACAGCAGATCATCGAGAAGGAGTTCGCCCTCTCCGGGAGCGAGCAGAACCCCGACCTCACCGGGAAGGACCTGCGCCTGCTGGCCCAGCGGGTCCGCGCCGGAGCCCCCGGGCCGGTCGAGGCGTTCAAGCAGCACGGCGTCGACTTCGTGGTCGCCGACACGCTGCCCGAACTGCTCGAGGGGATGCGCGGCCTCTCGGGCGACGCACCGCTCGACACCGAGCGGGTCGAGCGCGAGATCCGCGCACGCGACCGCGAGCTCGACAACGAATTCTCGAAGGACCTCCAGCTCGCCGCGATCCGCAGCGCCCGCAACTACCGCGGCGACAAGCTGATCCGCGTGGCGACGCCGCACCGCATCCTCGACCCGAAGGCCGGCCCGCTCATCGCGGTCAAGCTGCACCTGCTGACCCGCAAGACGTTGGGCGGCATCCAGACCGACCTCGACTCGCGGGCACTCGACGCGAACGGCGCGCCCGTGCCCGGCCTCTACGCGGCCGGCGAGGCCGCCGGGTTCGGCGGCGGCGGCATCCACGGCTACCGTGCGCTCGAGGGGACGTTCCTCGGCGGATGCCTCTTCACGGGGCGTGCCGCCGGTCGCGCGATCGCTCGGGACTGAGGCGGCCGGCCGCGAACGGGCTCGGTGTCAGGACTTGAGGCTCCACGGCTTGCGCCGCACGAGCACGTGGCCGCGCCGAGAGCTCAGCCGGGTCCACGGGCCGGTCTCGAACACGCTCACGGCGTCGTCACCGAGGAAGCCGAGGCTGAAGGCGGCGAACGCCGCGCCCGACGGCACGTACTCCAGACCGTCGATACCGCGGCCCCAGACCTCGCTGCGCACGCGCTGCACGAGCTGCTCACCGGTTCCGTCGGGGATGGTCTCCGCCACCTCGGCGATGCCGGCGCGCGCCGCGGACTCGAGCGTCGCGGCATCCGTCTGCCCGATCGGCAACCAGCCGCCCCGGGGCGGCGAGATGCCCGCCCAGGTGACGGTGTTGACCTCGGGCGGACGCGACATGGTGACCGGTCGCGACTCGTCGTCCTCTGCGAGCTCACGGCGGGCGCGGGTGATCCGCTCGACGATCGAGCGCATCGGCACGACCGCGTCGAAGTCCTCCGTGTCGACCAGCGAGAACGTCCGCAGGCCGAGCACCGTCGGGCTCTCGTCGAGGATGCCGCGGGGGTAGAGGATCGCGGTGTAGACCGCGAGGATGCCGGATCCGGCGATCAGGCGCACCGAACCGTCCTCGACGCGGCCCGCCCGTTGCAGATACGTGTGCAGGTCACCGAGCGACAGGCTGTCGGCGAGCGTCAGATGCTGAACCATGTCGTGTCTAAACTACCAACTGAGCGCCGCGGCTTCCGCCAGCGGTCGCCGGACCGCGTGCGTTGCGCGCTCCCGACGGAGGAACGATGAACGGTCCCATCGAGGGCCTGCTGAGCACGCTGCACCTCA from Agromyces sp. LHK192 includes these protein-coding regions:
- a CDS encoding FAD-binding dehydrogenase, whose translation is MAAPDPTDQPETPDAIIVGAGLAGLVAASELVDAGKRVLIVEQEPAASLGGQAHWSFGGLFLIDSPEQRRMGVRDSLELARQDWAGTAGFDRDEDEWGRRWADAYLEFAAGEKRAWLHGKGVRFFPVVGWAERGDGRPSGHGNSVPRFHITWGTGPGVLAPFIARVRAGEAAGLVAFRHRHRVDELIVEQGAVVGVRGAVLADDDAGRGEPSNREVVGEFEFRSPAVVVSSGGIGGNAELVRQYWPARMGEPPRDFLTGVPAHVDGRMLPIAESAGARLVNSDRMWHYTEGITNWDPVWPNHGIRILPGPSSLWFDATGSRLPVPLFPGFDTLGTLEHLMATGHAHSWFVLTQQIIEKEFALSGSEQNPDLTGKDLRLLAQRVRAGAPGPVEAFKQHGVDFVVADTLPELLEGMRGLSGDAPLDTERVEREIRARDRELDNEFSKDLQLAAIRSARNYRGDKLIRVATPHRILDPKAGPLIAVKLHLLTRKTLGGIQTDLDSRALDANGAPVPGLYAAGEAAGFGGGGIHGYRALEGTFLGGCLFTGRAAGRAIARD
- a CDS encoding globin, whose protein sequence is MTDRESADDRAAGSVVPPEASGPAQPANVPLRSSEHGAALGDSFYDQVGGSATFEKLVNEFYRGVAADPVLKPMYPEEDLGPAALRLQLFLEQYWGGPGTYSQERGHPRLRLRHQPFKVNPDARDRWLAHMRAAVDTLDLPPLAEEVLWDYLQRAAFAMVNTFED
- a CDS encoding mechanosensitive ion channel domain-containing protein: MRFESPDELPSTEPTTVLNTDFFSVISTWWSENWAIMLGQLISIILIVVIALLIRWVLHFVIDRVVQQIVTGVKKKQDVTDTQALQASPLATVRLVQRTRTLGSVLTNIVNVTIGIIVVLMIVATLNPNILGSFALLSAAIGAGLGFGAQNIVKDVLNGLFMVIEDQVGVGDVVDLGPATGIVEEVNVRVTKIRDVNGTLWFVRNGEILRVGNMSQGWARVILDVAVPYDADIEAVEATLMKTATEFAQTPKWRSRILEKPEIWGLESISSEAMVIRVVVKVRTSSKDDIARELRVRIKNALDAMDVKLPSLNAVVLSGFDAATRVKGTKPPRTAPNAVLASEAKAKPAKKPLLPRGPRAPKDPPSTPSGSTSGGGSDA